One genomic region from Conexibacter woesei Iso977N encodes:
- a CDS encoding DUF1059 domain-containing protein, translating into MTGRMYIDCRDFPSESGCDLAMSGSEEHLLEAAVTHAVTKHGHEDNAELRAGIREAMRTEVPAALA; encoded by the coding sequence ATGACGGGCCGCATGTACATCGATTGCCGGGACTTCCCGAGCGAGTCCGGCTGCGACCTCGCGATGTCCGGCAGCGAGGAGCACCTGCTCGAGGCCGCCGTGACCCACGCGGTCACCAAGCACGGCCACGAGGACAACGCCGAGCTGCGCGCCGGCATCCGCGAGGCGATGAGGACGGAGGTGCCCGCCGCACTGGCGTAA
- a CDS encoding DeoR/GlpR family DNA-binding transcription regulator has translation MGRAARAAVLKGERQQAILATLGASGRVVATELQQELGVSAYTIRRDLDELAESGALQRVHGGALAVARSGVATTFAGRGRQSVAGKRAVGRAAAALLTPGAVTILDGGSTAVAVAEAIAPGYTGTIVTHSVPAAAVLAVHEGVEVVLVGGTLERRAMVAVGADCINTYRSIRADMVFLGVWALHAEHGLSEGYREEAEVRRVLLGCGDRVVGLTTADKLGTVAPFGFGPADALTHLVTERSVGDEVLDPLRALGVQVVR, from the coding sequence GTGGGCCGAGCGGCACGGGCTGCCGTGCTGAAGGGCGAGCGCCAGCAGGCGATCCTCGCGACGCTCGGCGCGTCCGGACGGGTCGTGGCGACCGAGCTGCAGCAGGAGCTGGGGGTCAGCGCGTACACGATCCGGCGGGACCTCGACGAGCTGGCGGAGTCGGGCGCGCTGCAGCGCGTGCACGGCGGCGCGCTGGCGGTCGCGCGGTCCGGCGTGGCGACGACGTTCGCGGGGCGGGGGCGGCAGTCGGTCGCGGGCAAGCGCGCGGTGGGGCGGGCCGCGGCGGCGCTGCTGACCCCGGGCGCGGTGACGATCCTGGACGGCGGCTCGACCGCGGTGGCGGTCGCCGAGGCGATCGCGCCGGGATACACCGGGACGATCGTCACGCACTCGGTCCCGGCGGCGGCGGTGCTCGCCGTTCATGAAGGGGTCGAGGTCGTCCTCGTCGGCGGGACGCTGGAGCGGCGCGCGATGGTCGCCGTCGGCGCGGACTGCATCAACACCTACAGGTCGATCCGGGCCGACATGGTGTTCTTGGGCGTCTGGGCGCTGCACGCCGAGCACGGGCTGAGCGAGGGCTACCGCGAGGAGGCCGAGGTCCGGCGCGTCCTGCTGGGCTGCGGCGACCGCGTCGTCGGGCTGACGACGGCCGACAAGCTTGGGACGGTCGCGCCGTTCGGCTTCGGGCCGGCCGACGCGCTGACGCACCTCGTCACCGAGCGGAGCGTGGGCGACGAGGTGCTCGACCCCCTGCGCGCGCTGGGCGTGCAGGTCGTGCGCTAG
- a CDS encoding formylglycine-generating enzyme family protein, which translates to MVLIPEGTFLMGNEDATAIPGDREGPVRKVATEAYMIDAHAVSNERFAAFVKDTNYRTTAETEGWSFVFGGFLPDDFPPTRGVAAAPWWRQVHGADWAHPEGPQSDVATRADHPVVHVSRLDAQAYCAWAGVRLPSEAEWERAARGGLEHARYAWGDDLTPGGEHRANIWQGTFPTNNTGDDGWTGTCPVDTYAPNGFGLYNMAGNVWEWTSGAFSPGGLDGLVPMRGGSHLCHASYCDRYRVAARTANTPDASSGHLGFRVATDA; encoded by the coding sequence ATGGTGTTGATCCCCGAGGGCACGTTCCTGATGGGCAACGAGGACGCGACCGCGATCCCGGGCGATCGGGAGGGTCCGGTGCGGAAGGTCGCGACCGAGGCCTACATGATCGATGCGCATGCGGTGAGCAACGAGCGGTTCGCCGCGTTCGTCAAGGACACCAACTACCGGACGACGGCCGAGACCGAGGGCTGGTCGTTCGTCTTCGGCGGCTTCCTGCCGGACGACTTCCCGCCGACGCGCGGCGTCGCGGCCGCGCCGTGGTGGCGCCAGGTCCACGGCGCCGACTGGGCGCATCCGGAGGGGCCGCAGTCGGATGTCGCGACCCGTGCGGACCACCCCGTCGTGCACGTCTCGCGCCTCGACGCGCAGGCGTACTGCGCGTGGGCGGGCGTCCGGCTCCCGAGCGAGGCCGAATGGGAGCGCGCCGCCCGCGGCGGCCTGGAGCACGCCCGCTACGCCTGGGGCGACGACCTCACGCCCGGCGGCGAGCACCGCGCCAACATCTGGCAGGGCACGTTCCCCACCAACAACACCGGCGACGACGGCTGGACCGGGACCTGCCCCGTCGACACCTACGCCCCCAACGGGTTCGGGTTGTACAACATGGCCGGCAACGTCTGGGAGTGGACGTCCGGCGCCTTCTCCCCCGGCGGCCTCGACGGCCTCGTCCCCATGCGCGGCGGCTCCCACCTCTGCCACGCCTCCTACTGCGACCGCTACCGCGTCGCCGCCCGCACCGCGAACACCCCGGACGCCTCCTCGGGCCACCTCGGCTTCCGCGTGGCGACGGACGCGTAG
- a CDS encoding NUDIX domain-containing protein — protein sequence MQESANPRVRPVAVEVLADDWFVLRKATFDWRGRDGRWSRISREAYDRGNGAVILLGDRAAGTVLLTRQFRWPAYANGHPDGMLIEAPAGLLDGDAPADAIRREVAEETGVEIGAVVPLFEVYMSPGSVTERLHFFAAPYDSARGVPAAAGVAGEGEDIEVLELALDDALAMVARGAIADAKTIMLLQWAERHGLPC from the coding sequence ATGCAAGAAAGCGCAAATCCGCGCGTCCGGCCCGTGGCGGTCGAGGTGCTCGCCGACGACTGGTTCGTCCTGCGCAAGGCGACGTTCGACTGGCGCGGGCGCGACGGGCGCTGGTCGCGGATCAGCCGTGAGGCCTACGACCGCGGCAACGGCGCGGTGATCCTGCTCGGCGACCGCGCGGCGGGGACCGTCCTGCTGACGCGGCAATTCCGCTGGCCGGCGTATGCGAACGGCCATCCCGACGGGATGCTGATCGAGGCGCCCGCGGGGCTGCTCGACGGCGACGCGCCGGCGGACGCGATCCGGCGCGAGGTCGCCGAGGAGACCGGTGTGGAGATCGGCGCGGTCGTCCCGCTGTTCGAGGTGTACATGTCGCCCGGGTCGGTGACCGAGCGCCTGCACTTCTTCGCCGCGCCGTACGACAGCGCGCGCGGTGTGCCCGCGGCGGCGGGGGTCGCCGGCGAGGGCGAGGACATCGAGGTGCTGGAGCTGGCGCTGGATGACGCGCTGGCGATGGTCGCGCGGGGCGCGATCGCCGACGCCAAGACCATCATGTTGCTGCAGTGGGCCGAGCGGCACGGGCTGCCGTGCTGA
- a CDS encoding vitamin B12-dependent ribonucleotide reductase, translating into METAPQTALATDIQPGRALTIERYFTTPGVAPFDTVEWELRTAAVGSFKQENVEFPKTWSQNATNIVTQKYFRGQLDSPARERSVKQMIGRVAGTISDWGRQRGYFATAEDGDAFQDELTYILLHQLAAFNSPVWFNVGFEEQPQCSACFILSVEDTMDSILDWNTREGRIFRGGSGSGINLSNIRGSMEPLSKGGTASGPVSFMRGADSWAGTIKSGGKTRRAAKMVVLDVDHPDIVEFIECKAKEEDKAEALRNAGFDMSIDGDGFKSIQYQNANNSVRVSDDFMNAVEAGSEWRTIARATGKPVGEPMLARELMRKIGEAAWRCADPGVQYDTIINEWHTCPVSGRINASNPCSEYMHVDDSACNLASLNLMKFRRPDGTFEVEKFERAVDVVFLAQEIVVGPSSYPTEEIGVNARAFRQLGMGYANLGAYLMANGMPYDSESGRATAAAITALMTGRAYLQSAKVAAAIGPYERYAENREAHNAVMRMHRDATAHVPVGIGRDDALLSAAREVWDEAVEVGEAHGYRNAQATVLAPTGTISFLMDCDTTGVEPDFSLVKHKELVGGGSMVIVNQTVGLALETLGYTKTEIDQIVAHVNEYGTIVEAPGIKDEHLEVFDVAVGSRAISHMGHIKMMGAVQPFISGAISKTVNMPNSATVEDIVEAYTEAWKLGVKALAIYRDGSKTAQALRTDAGGGATAGVPVTETPEFEEAVKAEVAKQIGALGQTGPRRNKMPRERNSLTHKFSLGGHEGYITAGMYEDGTVGEIFITDVGKEGSTLRGMMNSFATAVSIALQYGVPLETLVSKFAYMRFEPEGITQNPEIPFAKSMPDYMMRWLASRFLDAEIQEELGILTQEVRAKKIAEETGMSIAGDTAGPATPAPQATPSKGNGNGTPAASTPKPPTSALTDTPPVRPARLVGLDLGPACSNCGGMMQRTGSCYTCSSCGNNTGCG; encoded by the coding sequence ATGGAAACAGCACCGCAGACAGCTTTGGCGACGGACATCCAGCCCGGTCGAGCGCTCACGATCGAGCGCTATTTCACGACCCCGGGTGTCGCTCCGTTCGACACCGTCGAATGGGAGCTGCGCACCGCCGCGGTCGGCTCGTTCAAGCAGGAGAACGTCGAGTTCCCGAAGACGTGGTCGCAGAACGCCACGAACATCGTCACGCAGAAGTACTTCCGTGGCCAGCTCGACTCGCCCGCGCGTGAGCGCTCCGTCAAGCAGATGATCGGCCGCGTCGCCGGCACGATCTCCGACTGGGGCCGCCAGCGCGGCTACTTCGCGACCGCGGAAGACGGCGACGCCTTCCAGGACGAGCTCACCTACATCTTGCTCCACCAGCTGGCGGCGTTCAACTCGCCGGTCTGGTTCAACGTGGGCTTCGAGGAGCAGCCGCAGTGCTCGGCCTGCTTCATCCTGTCCGTCGAGGACACGATGGACTCGATCCTCGACTGGAACACGCGCGAGGGCCGGATCTTCCGCGGCGGCTCGGGCTCCGGGATCAACCTGTCCAACATCCGCGGGTCGATGGAGCCGCTGTCCAAGGGCGGGACCGCGTCGGGCCCGGTGTCGTTCATGCGCGGCGCCGACTCGTGGGCCGGCACCATCAAGTCCGGTGGCAAGACCCGCCGCGCGGCCAAGATGGTCGTCCTGGACGTCGACCACCCGGACATCGTCGAGTTCATCGAGTGCAAGGCCAAGGAGGAGGACAAGGCCGAGGCGCTGCGCAACGCGGGCTTCGACATGTCCATCGACGGCGACGGCTTCAAGTCGATCCAGTACCAGAACGCCAACAACTCGGTCCGCGTCTCCGACGACTTCATGAACGCCGTCGAGGCCGGCAGCGAGTGGCGCACCATCGCCCGCGCGACCGGCAAGCCGGTCGGAGAGCCGATGCTCGCGCGTGAGCTCATGCGCAAGATCGGCGAGGCCGCGTGGCGCTGCGCCGACCCGGGCGTCCAGTACGACACCATCATCAACGAGTGGCACACGTGCCCGGTGTCGGGCCGCATCAACGCGTCGAACCCGTGCTCGGAGTACATGCACGTCGACGACTCCGCGTGCAACCTGGCGTCGCTGAACCTCATGAAGTTCCGCCGTCCCGATGGCACCTTCGAGGTCGAGAAGTTCGAGCGCGCGGTGGACGTCGTGTTCCTCGCGCAGGAGATCGTCGTCGGCCCGTCGTCGTACCCGACCGAGGAGATCGGCGTCAACGCCCGCGCGTTCCGCCAGCTCGGCATGGGCTACGCGAACCTCGGCGCGTACCTGATGGCCAACGGCATGCCGTACGACAGCGAGTCCGGCCGCGCGACGGCCGCCGCGATCACGGCGCTGATGACCGGCCGCGCGTACCTGCAGTCGGCGAAGGTCGCCGCGGCGATCGGCCCGTACGAGCGCTACGCGGAGAACCGCGAGGCCCACAACGCGGTCATGCGCATGCACCGCGACGCCACGGCGCACGTCCCGGTCGGGATCGGCCGCGACGACGCGCTGCTGTCCGCCGCCCGCGAGGTCTGGGACGAGGCGGTCGAGGTCGGCGAGGCGCACGGCTACCGCAACGCGCAGGCGACGGTGCTCGCGCCGACCGGCACGATCTCGTTCCTGATGGACTGCGACACGACCGGCGTCGAGCCGGACTTCTCGCTGGTCAAGCACAAGGAGCTGGTCGGCGGCGGCTCCATGGTCATCGTCAACCAGACGGTCGGCCTGGCGCTGGAGACCCTCGGCTACACGAAGACCGAGATCGACCAGATCGTCGCGCACGTCAACGAGTACGGCACGATCGTCGAGGCGCCGGGCATCAAGGACGAGCACCTCGAGGTGTTCGACGTCGCCGTCGGCTCCCGCGCGATCTCGCACATGGGCCACATCAAGATGATGGGCGCGGTGCAGCCGTTCATCTCGGGCGCGATCTCCAAGACGGTGAACATGCCCAACTCGGCCACGGTCGAGGACATCGTCGAGGCCTACACCGAGGCGTGGAAGCTCGGCGTCAAGGCGCTGGCGATCTACCGCGACGGCTCCAAGACGGCGCAGGCGCTGCGCACCGACGCGGGCGGCGGCGCGACCGCCGGCGTGCCGGTCACCGAGACGCCGGAGTTCGAGGAGGCCGTGAAGGCCGAGGTCGCCAAGCAGATCGGCGCGCTCGGGCAGACCGGCCCGCGTCGTAACAAGATGCCGCGCGAGCGGAACTCGCTCACGCACAAGTTCTCCCTGGGTGGCCACGAGGGCTACATCACGGCGGGCATGTACGAGGACGGCACGGTCGGCGAGATCTTCATCACCGACGTCGGCAAGGAGGGCTCGACCCTCCGCGGCATGATGAACTCGTTCGCGACGGCGGTCTCGATCGCGCTGCAGTACGGCGTGCCGCTCGAGACGCTCGTCTCGAAGTTCGCCTACATGCGCTTCGAGCCGGAAGGGATCACCCAGAACCCGGAGATCCCGTTCGCGAAGTCGATGCCGGACTACATGATGCGCTGGCTGGCCTCGCGCTTCCTGGACGCCGAGATCCAGGAGGAGCTGGGCATCCTGACCCAGGAGGTCCGGGCCAAGAAGATCGCCGAGGAGACCGGCATGTCGATCGCCGGCGACACGGCGGGCCCGGCGACGCCGGCCCCGCAGGCGACGCCGTCGAAGGGCAACGGCAACGGGACGCCCGCGGCGTCCACGCCGAAGCCGCCGACCTCGGCCCTCACCGACACGCCGCCGGTGCGCCCGGCGCGCCTCGTCGGCCTCGACCTCGGCCCCGCGTGCAGCAACTGCGGAGGCATGATGCAGCGGACGGGCTCCTGCTACACCTGCTCGTCCTGCGGCAACAACACTGGCTGCGGCTGA
- a CDS encoding DUF6909 family protein: MPSDVELYQRTYSTLLRSRGETKLRILESSHVAIESSLHPLAGAEDLDLGAFLYATQRLPATIYQGRLVVMGQEAEQFASVGLDLNDWPTQEGPARRRQWHEGPDGTWGVLLSSTSDVDDLIPTLVAYQIEWNKLRRKLNAIGWPKPQGLPGAAECSRVLGGSTEDWERLQEAWGTAFARRLGEVAATNLSLRVRMLGGSQTSYARLTRRWWTPVRHALEQAGIGREAPIYFVSSNTHSLVNLLSGDARARESQLVEWVERAGPHDLREELLRFREERTPGSWNNFLYFLAREQAQAERGKQQRRYAEEARGILHLNATSGLRVAAQVMPLAKLDVTALDDRLGDLDAEAINNSGAVIINIDYPLGLAAYNILAEISADRDTLRGVYVLGKAATLNADVGDVMISNTIFDEHSGTTYWLDNAFDFDDIAPYLRFGSGLDNQRAVTVRSTFLQNRSYLDRYYREAYTVVEMEAGPYCDAVYEMAEPDRYPHDAQVNFAKLPIDFGIVHYASDTPFTQARTLGARGMSYYGMDSTYATSIAILRRIFELEGALKQ; encoded by the coding sequence ATGCCCTCGGATGTTGAGCTGTATCAGCGGACGTACTCCACCCTTCTGCGGTCGCGGGGTGAGACGAAGTTGCGGATCCTCGAGTCGTCGCATGTGGCGATCGAGTCGTCGTTGCATCCGTTGGCGGGCGCTGAGGACCTGGATCTGGGCGCCTTCCTCTACGCGACCCAGCGGCTCCCGGCGACGATCTACCAGGGGCGCCTCGTCGTCATGGGGCAGGAGGCCGAGCAGTTCGCCAGCGTCGGCCTGGACCTCAACGACTGGCCGACCCAGGAGGGGCCCGCGCGGCGGCGGCAGTGGCACGAAGGACCGGACGGCACGTGGGGCGTGCTGCTGTCCTCGACCTCCGACGTCGACGACCTGATCCCGACGCTGGTCGCCTACCAGATCGAGTGGAACAAGCTGCGGCGCAAGCTCAACGCGATCGGGTGGCCGAAGCCGCAGGGGCTCCCGGGCGCGGCGGAGTGCTCACGCGTCCTCGGCGGCTCGACCGAGGACTGGGAGCGCCTCCAGGAGGCGTGGGGCACCGCGTTCGCGCGCCGTCTCGGCGAGGTCGCCGCGACCAACCTGTCCCTCCGCGTCCGGATGCTCGGCGGCTCGCAGACCAGCTACGCCCGCCTGACCCGCCGCTGGTGGACCCCCGTCCGCCATGCCCTCGAGCAGGCCGGCATCGGCCGCGAGGCGCCGATCTACTTCGTCAGCTCCAACACCCACTCCCTGGTCAACCTCCTCTCCGGCGACGCCCGCGCCCGCGAGTCCCAGCTCGTCGAGTGGGTCGAGCGCGCCGGCCCGCACGACCTCAGGGAGGAGCTCCTGCGCTTCCGCGAGGAGCGCACGCCCGGCTCCTGGAACAACTTCCTGTACTTCCTCGCCCGCGAGCAGGCCCAGGCCGAGCGTGGCAAGCAACAACGCCGCTACGCCGAGGAGGCCCGCGGCATCCTGCACCTCAACGCGACCTCCGGCCTGCGCGTCGCCGCCCAGGTCATGCCGCTCGCCAAGCTCGACGTGACCGCGCTGGACGACCGCCTCGGCGACCTCGACGCCGAGGCCATCAACAACTCCGGCGCCGTCATCATCAACATCGACTACCCGCTCGGCCTCGCGGCCTACAACATCCTCGCCGAGATCTCCGCGGACCGCGACACGCTCCGTGGCGTCTACGTCCTCGGCAAGGCCGCCACGCTCAACGCCGACGTCGGCGACGTGATGATCTCCAACACGATCTTCGACGAGCACTCGGGCACGACCTACTGGCTCGACAACGCCTTCGACTTCGACGACATCGCGCCGTACCTGCGCTTCGGCTCCGGCCTCGACAACCAGCGCGCGGTCACGGTCCGCTCCACGTTCCTCCAGAACCGCAGCTACCTCGACCGCTACTACCGCGAGGCCTACACCGTGGTCGAGATGGAGGCCGGCCCCTACTGCGACGCCGTCTACGAGATGGCCGAGCCGGACCGCTACCCGCACGACGCGCAGGTCAACTTCGCCAAGCTCCCGATCGACTTCGGGATCGTCCACTACGCCTCGGACACGCCCTTCACGCAGGCCCGCACGCTCGGCGCCCGCGGCATGTCCTACTACGGCATGGACTCCACCTACGCGACGTCGATCGCGATCCTCAGACGCATCTTCGAACTCGAGGGTGCGCTGAAGCAGTAG
- a CDS encoding DUF4031 domain-containing protein encodes MAVYVDDAFVHADWGRWTGGGHLQADSAEELHAFAEALGLRREWFQTRPGRPDRDHYDLNRVGRDAAILAGAIPETAREGVIRRRALRPARIAR; translated from the coding sequence ATGGCCGTCTACGTCGACGACGCGTTCGTGCACGCCGACTGGGGCCGGTGGACCGGTGGCGGGCATCTGCAGGCGGACAGCGCCGAGGAGCTGCATGCGTTCGCGGAGGCGCTTGGGTTGCGGAGGGAGTGGTTCCAGACGCGGCCCGGCCGGCCGGATCGCGACCACTACGACTTGAACCGCGTCGGCCGTGATGCGGCGATCCTCGCGGGTGCGATCCCGGAGACGGCGCGCGAGGGCGTCATCCGGCGGCGCGCGCTGCGCCCGGCGCGCATCGCGCGCTGA
- the ppc gene encoding phosphoenolpyruvate carboxylase, with protein sequence MDATDVELLEGLVHDVLSEQEGAAFADTVSWLHATAARVRQGDHASADALLQRLHQLAEGDLEPIIRACSLQLQLANIAEERERLRRRRAYDAEGETQRESLAETASLLSQHDVVAADALRALHVELVLTAHPTEAARRSVLDHVWEIDLLLDRVEDPRTGRSRRDALLRELREVLTIWWQTDEVRRARPHVEDEVRRTLYVFESVLYDAVPRTLDELERALGVSLERDGGGEPVLEFASWPGGDMDGHPEVGADTVTATIELHRRAALRLLRDRIGALARRFSHSERHVRVSPELEESLRMDALDLPSARVLRRPHHAWEPLRTKLGFMERRIINMLDGRGEAGYDSPAGLRADLELVAGSLGSEHVAHGALQRLLRQVDTFGFHLAGLDLRQNANVVDAAVSALLPGFAAAGEEERQALLADAIAVGRPGLGRRPEGTAGELVAALDAAALASAAYGPEVVRCLIVSMTEQPSHVLGARWLAQRAGAALDLRFVPLFETLDDLERAPETMAKLYASPAYRQLVRDQGDRQIIMLGYSDSGKDGSFIASQWALRGAQIELARQAAEEGVELELFHGRGGSTSRGGGPMYRAIVAQPTGSLRGRIRITEQGETISARYGHPELAERSLEQTLSAVLLASNVARPAASEDWRADVDRLARRSREVYRALVYEDPDFARFFFQITPIDALADLNIGSRPPARGGGDGTIESLRAIPWVFSWTQNRILLTSWYGAGTALAEGDLARYRAMNERWPFFASLISTLEMALFKTDLGVAERYLRLVEPGLREKFWPQVVAEHDKVKDAVLAITGRAKLLEGTRLRERLGHRDPWVDPLSHLQIELLERVRAGADEDRQALLGTVTGIAFGLRNTG encoded by the coding sequence ATGGACGCCACCGACGTCGAGCTCCTCGAAGGCCTCGTCCACGACGTGCTCTCCGAGCAGGAGGGTGCGGCCTTCGCCGACACCGTCTCCTGGCTGCACGCGACCGCCGCGCGCGTGCGCCAGGGCGACCACGCGTCGGCCGACGCGCTGCTGCAGCGACTCCATCAACTTGCCGAGGGCGACCTGGAGCCGATCATCCGCGCGTGCTCGCTGCAGCTCCAGCTCGCGAACATCGCCGAGGAGCGCGAGCGCCTGCGGCGCCGCCGCGCCTACGACGCGGAGGGGGAGACGCAGCGCGAGTCGCTGGCGGAGACCGCCTCGCTCCTCTCGCAACATGATGTCGTTGCCGCCGACGCGCTGCGCGCGCTGCACGTCGAGCTGGTCCTGACCGCGCACCCGACCGAGGCGGCGCGCCGCTCGGTCCTGGACCACGTGTGGGAGATCGACCTGCTCCTGGACCGCGTCGAGGACCCGCGCACCGGCCGCTCGCGCCGCGACGCGCTGCTGCGCGAGCTGCGCGAGGTGCTGACGATCTGGTGGCAGACCGACGAGGTCCGCCGTGCGCGGCCGCACGTCGAGGACGAGGTCCGGCGCACGTTGTACGTCTTCGAGAGCGTGCTCTACGACGCGGTCCCGCGGACGCTCGACGAGCTGGAGCGCGCGCTCGGCGTCTCCCTCGAGCGCGACGGCGGCGGCGAGCCGGTCCTGGAGTTCGCCTCCTGGCCGGGCGGCGACATGGACGGCCACCCGGAGGTCGGCGCCGACACGGTGACCGCGACGATCGAGCTGCACCGCCGCGCGGCGCTGCGGCTGCTGCGCGACCGGATCGGCGCGCTGGCCCGGCGCTTCAGCCACTCGGAACGACATGTACGCGTCTCTCCCGAGCTGGAGGAGTCGCTGCGGATGGACGCGCTGGACCTCCCGAGCGCGCGCGTCCTGCGGCGCCCGCACCATGCGTGGGAGCCGCTGCGGACCAAGTTGGGGTTCATGGAGCGCCGGATCATCAACATGCTCGACGGGCGCGGCGAGGCGGGCTACGACTCCCCGGCCGGGCTGCGCGCGGACCTGGAGCTGGTCGCGGGCTCGCTGGGCTCCGAGCACGTCGCGCACGGCGCGCTGCAGCGGCTGCTGCGTCAGGTCGACACCTTCGGCTTCCACCTCGCGGGGCTGGACCTGCGCCAGAACGCGAACGTCGTCGACGCCGCGGTGAGCGCGCTGCTGCCGGGCTTCGCGGCCGCCGGCGAGGAGGAGCGCCAGGCGCTGCTGGCCGACGCGATCGCGGTCGGGCGACCCGGGCTGGGGCGCCGCCCGGAGGGCACCGCGGGCGAGCTCGTCGCCGCGCTCGACGCGGCGGCGCTGGCGAGCGCGGCCTACGGGCCGGAGGTCGTGCGCTGCCTGATCGTGTCGATGACCGAGCAGCCGTCGCACGTCCTCGGCGCGCGCTGGCTGGCCCAGCGCGCGGGCGCCGCGCTGGACCTGCGCTTCGTCCCGCTGTTCGAGACGCTCGACGACCTCGAGCGCGCGCCGGAGACGATGGCCAAGTTGTACGCCTCGCCCGCCTATCGACAGCTGGTCCGGGACCAGGGCGACCGGCAGATCATCATGTTGGGGTACTCGGACTCCGGCAAGGACGGGTCGTTCATCGCGTCGCAGTGGGCACTGCGCGGCGCGCAGATCGAGCTGGCGCGCCAGGCGGCGGAGGAGGGCGTGGAGCTGGAGCTGTTCCATGGCCGCGGCGGGTCGACGTCGCGCGGCGGCGGACCGATGTACCGCGCGATCGTCGCGCAGCCGACTGGGTCGCTGCGCGGGCGGATCCGGATCACCGAGCAGGGCGAGACGATCAGTGCGCGCTACGGCCACCCGGAGCTGGCGGAGCGCTCGCTGGAGCAGACGCTGAGCGCGGTCCTGCTGGCGTCCAACGTGGCGCGGCCGGCGGCGAGCGAGGACTGGCGCGCCGACGTCGACCGCCTGGCGCGGCGCTCGCGCGAGGTCTACCGCGCGCTGGTCTACGAGGACCCGGACTTCGCGCGCTTCTTCTTCCAGATCACGCCGATCGATGCGCTCGCCGACCTCAACATCGGCTCGCGGCCGCCGGCGCGCGGCGGCGGGGACGGCACGATCGAGTCGCTGCGCGCGATCCCGTGGGTCTTCTCGTGGACGCAGAACCGGATCCTGCTGACGTCCTGGTACGGCGCGGGCACGGCGCTCGCCGAGGGCGACCTGGCGCGCTACCGCGCGATGAACGAGCGCTGGCCGTTCTTCGCGTCGCTGATCTCGACGCTGGAGATGGCGCTGTTCAAGACCGACCTGGGCGTCGCCGAGCGCTACCTGCGGCTGGTCGAGCCGGGGCTGCGCGAGAAGTTCTGGCCGCAGGTGGTCGCCGAGCACGACAAGGTCAAGGACGCGGTCCTGGCGATCACCGGCCGGGCGAAGCTGCTGGAGGGCACGCGGCTGCGCGAGCGCCTCGGCCACCGCGATCCGTGGGTCGACCCGCTGTCGCACCTGCAGATCGAGCTGCTGGAGCGCGTGCGCGCAGGCGCCGACGAGGACCGCCAGGCGCTGCTGGGCACCGTGACGGGGATCGCCTTCGGCCTGCGCAACACGGGCTGA